A window of Dickeya zeae NCPPB 2538 contains these coding sequences:
- a CDS encoding carbohydrate ABC transporter permease: MKIISFLTRTRYPGRIHITDIMSWVWLVVGTLLVLIPVMWAAMSSLKTPAEINRFPPSFLPEAASTVTLPDYPKPLELWQAKQDDGSSKTLAMVRRIGLLAQMVDPKAPQEVVRVPVQNLTPQKTLHLETDNYTTPLSKFHFATYLKNTVFVTVMATLLTLLLSSMAAFALAKYEFRGRGTVLTLFLSTMMIPLSVVMVPTFLVVIGLRMGDNLWGVIIPTIATPTGVFLLRQYMLTIPDELIEAARIDAASEFRIYWKIILPLTAPALAVLAIFSVIWRWNDFLWPLIVLSSQDNFTLQIGLNAFQGQFSVQWHYILAMTMLSLLPVTAVFVFLQKYITTGIANTGMK, translated from the coding sequence ATGAAGATCATCTCGTTTCTTACCCGTACCCGTTATCCGGGGCGGATTCACATCACCGACATCATGAGCTGGGTGTGGTTGGTGGTCGGTACCTTGTTGGTGTTGATTCCGGTGATGTGGGCGGCGATGTCATCGCTGAAAACACCGGCAGAAATCAACCGTTTCCCGCCCAGTTTTCTGCCGGAGGCCGCCAGTACCGTTACGCTGCCAGACTACCCGAAACCACTGGAGCTGTGGCAGGCGAAGCAGGACGACGGCAGCAGCAAAACGCTGGCGATGGTGCGGCGTATCGGTTTGCTGGCACAAATGGTGGACCCGAAAGCGCCGCAAGAGGTGGTGCGGGTTCCGGTGCAGAACCTGACACCGCAGAAAACCCTGCATCTGGAAACCGATAACTACACCACGCCGTTGTCGAAATTCCACTTCGCCACCTACCTGAAAAACACCGTGTTCGTGACGGTGATGGCAACGCTGCTGACGCTGCTGCTCAGTTCAATGGCAGCCTTCGCGCTGGCGAAATACGAGTTTCGTGGGCGTGGCACGGTATTAACGCTCTTTTTATCTACCATGATGATCCCGCTGTCGGTGGTAATGGTGCCGACCTTTCTGGTGGTGATCGGCCTGCGGATGGGCGATAACCTGTGGGGGGTGATCATCCCGACGATCGCCACGCCTACCGGGGTGTTCCTGCTGCGCCAGTACATGCTGACGATCCCGGATGAGCTGATCGAAGCGGCGCGTATCGACGCCGCCAGTGAGTTTCGCATTTACTGGAAGATCATTTTGCCGCTGACCGCACCGGCGCTGGCGGTGCTGGCGATCTTCTCGGTGATCTGGCGCTGGAACGACTTCCTGTGGCCGCTGATTGTGCTGTCCAGCCAGGACAATTTTACGCTGCAAATCGGTCTGAATGCGTTTCAGGGGCAGTTCTCGGTGCAGTGGCACTATATTCTGGCGATGACGATGCTCTCGCTGTTGCCGGTGACGGCGGTGTTTGTGTTCCTGCAAAAATACATCACCACCGGTATTGCCAACACAGGAATGAAATAA
- a CDS encoding LacI family DNA-binding transcriptional regulator, translating to MTTLKDIAERAGVSISTVSRVLNGTAPISASVRQQIMAIATEQGYPLHKTGKALEAPDPLRHIMLATPRNLMLESDINLVSLTLINRLKTLCQQRNIQLSPFVGEPDSINEQQLLQALRAGKANAILIVNDDHPTLLNAVAESGVPAVLINGEDPTMRLNTVMPANYYAATEAVRYLIAQGHRRILHLTWPSRQTIRERERGYRSALAQSDIALDERLILSLPDFQPLTARDALLDWLVRHPDRLGVTAIFCAADNQAIGVTDALSQHGLRVPQDISVMGMDDILPLDMLPLSLTTVHLPFEEMARAALHLLTQQLLPAQDLGIAQRIELAGHLVIRESVRGMTS from the coding sequence ATGACGACGCTCAAGGATATTGCCGAGCGCGCGGGTGTCTCGATCAGTACGGTGTCACGGGTGCTGAACGGCACCGCGCCGATTAGTGCCAGCGTGCGCCAGCAGATTATGGCGATTGCCACCGAACAAGGGTATCCGCTGCATAAGACGGGCAAAGCGCTCGAGGCTCCAGACCCGCTACGGCATATTATGCTGGCTACACCGCGTAATCTGATGCTGGAAAGTGATATCAATCTGGTGTCGCTGACGTTAATCAACCGGCTAAAAACCCTGTGCCAGCAGCGCAACATCCAACTGAGTCCGTTTGTCGGCGAACCGGACAGCATCAACGAGCAACAACTGTTGCAGGCGCTGCGGGCTGGCAAGGCTAACGCTATCCTGATCGTCAATGACGACCACCCCACCTTGCTGAACGCGGTGGCGGAAAGCGGCGTACCGGCGGTACTGATCAACGGTGAAGACCCGACCATGCGGCTTAACACCGTGATGCCCGCGAACTACTATGCGGCGACGGAGGCGGTGCGCTATCTGATAGCTCAAGGACATCGCCGCATCCTGCACCTGACCTGGCCTTCACGCCAGACTATCCGCGAGCGTGAGCGTGGTTATCGTAGTGCGCTGGCGCAGTCTGACATCGCGCTGGATGAGCGCCTGATTCTGTCGCTGCCGGATTTTCAACCGCTGACTGCCCGTGACGCGTTGCTCGACTGGCTGGTGCGCCATCCAGACAGACTGGGCGTGACCGCTATCTTCTGCGCTGCTGACAATCAGGCTATCGGGGTGACCGACGCGCTCAGCCAGCACGGCCTGCGGGTACCGCAGGATATCTCGGTGATGGGGATGGACGACATCCTGCCGCTCGACATGCTGCCGCTGTCGCTCACCACGGTACACCTGCCATTTGAAGAGATGGCGCGTGCGGCGCTGCACCTGCTGACCCAACAACTGCTGCCTGCACAGGACCTTGGCATCGCCCAGCGCATCGAACTGGCCGGTCACCTGGTTATCAGGGAATCGGTGCGAGGGATGACGTCGTAG
- a CDS encoding carbohydrate ABC transporter permease: protein MNRKSLIQPGSSLVDTLVTPVEKSVNLLQKFGGRRVMPWFFIAPNMLLFAVFVFIPILLAVCYAFTGGTNILLWDRPYVGLQNFSTLLSCEQYTVPSTCEQDLFWTGIYNTVSFTFFNVTCTLGVALVTALILNRKIIARGFFRAIFFYPVLLSPVVVGLVWQWFLNRNGLLNLVLSSLGGQPVTFLLEPSLARFWVVFVSVWFHVGFYTLILLAGLQAIPRDIYEAAAVDGTSRWRGFYILTLPLLAPNILVVVILLTINSVQIFDEAWVLTNGGGPGTANNFIVQYIYQTAFSSNASLYGLASAASVLMGLVLMILTALQFLLTRRLEGKK from the coding sequence ATGAACCGAAAATCGCTGATTCAGCCCGGCTCATCGCTGGTGGATACCCTGGTCACACCGGTGGAAAAGTCCGTCAACCTGCTGCAAAAATTCGGCGGCCGCCGGGTGATGCCGTGGTTTTTCATCGCACCGAACATGCTGCTGTTTGCCGTGTTCGTGTTTATTCCGATCCTGCTGGCGGTGTGCTACGCCTTCACCGGGGGGACCAATATCCTGCTGTGGGACCGTCCCTACGTCGGGTTGCAGAACTTTTCCACCCTGTTGAGCTGTGAGCAGTATACGGTGCCGTCGACTTGCGAGCAGGACCTGTTCTGGACCGGCATTTACAACACGGTGTCGTTCACCTTTTTTAACGTGACCTGCACGCTCGGTGTGGCGCTGGTCACCGCGCTGATCCTCAATCGCAAGATCATCGCCCGTGGCTTTTTCCGTGCCATTTTCTTCTATCCGGTGTTGCTGTCACCGGTGGTAGTGGGGCTGGTGTGGCAGTGGTTTTTGAACCGTAACGGGTTGCTGAATCTGGTGTTGTCGTCACTGGGCGGCCAGCCGGTCACCTTTTTGCTGGAGCCATCGCTGGCGCGGTTTTGGGTGGTGTTCGTGTCGGTGTGGTTTCATGTTGGCTTTTATACCCTGATTCTGCTGGCCGGGTTGCAGGCGATCCCTCGGGATATCTATGAAGCGGCGGCGGTGGACGGCACCTCACGCTGGCGCGGTTTCTATATTCTGACGTTACCGTTGCTGGCACCCAACATTCTGGTGGTGGTGATCCTGCTGACCATCAACAGCGTGCAGATTTTCGATGAAGCCTGGGTGCTGACCAACGGCGGTGGGCCAGGGACGGCCAACAACTTTATTGTGCAGTACATCTATCAGACCGCGTTTTCGTCTAATGCGTCACTGTATGGGCTGGCATCGGCGGCTTCGGTGTTGATGGGGCTGGTGCTGATGATCCTGACGGCGTTGCAGTTTCTGCTCACCCGCCGTCTGGAAGGCAAAAAATAA